ATGGGCGTGAGCAAGGCAGCTATGAAGCCAGTGTGGGATGGTAAGCAGTTTGTGCCACGCCTCATTTGCCCACTGTCCCTCTCTGCAGATCACCGCGTGATTGATGGTGCTTTAGCTACCCGCTTCAATGTGTACATTGCACAGCTCTTGGCCGACTTCCGTCGCGCTAGTCTGTAAGGGGGATCTATGGCTAAGCAAATGATCCTTGTGCCGGATATTGGTGACTATGCAGATGTACCGGTCATAGAAGTGCTGGTTAAAGTGGGTGACGTGATTGAAAAAGAGCAGCCGCTATTAGTTCTTGAGTCCGATAAAGCAACCATGGAAATCCCGGCCGACGCTGCAGGAACTGTTACTAGTATTGCAGTCAAGCTTGGAGATAAAGTCAGTAAAGGTTCTGTAATTGCTGAAATTGAAGCGAGTGGTGCAGGGCCTGCACCTCAGGCGGCTCCAGCAGCAAAACCTGAAGCTCCAGCTGCGCCTGCTGCTATTGCCCCCGCTCCAAAAGCGGGGCAGTACAGCGGCAAAGTAGATCATGAGTGTGAAGTGTTGGTGCTCGGCGCTGGCCCTGGTGGTTACAGCGCAGCGTTTCGTAGTGCCGACTTGGGCATGAATACCGTTTTAGTAGAGCGCTATCCCACATTGGGTGGGGTTTGCTTGAACGTTGGATGCATTCCATCGAAAGCATTGCTGCATACCACCTCAGTGATGGATGAAGTCAAAACCATGGCTAAGCACGGCATCACTTTTGGCGCACCGAAGATTGAGATCGATCAATTGCGCGGTTACAAAGAGTCCGTTATTGCTAAATTGACTGGTGGTCTTGCTGGTATGGCAAAGGCTCGTAAAGTAAAAGTAGTTCGCGGCCTAGGTAAGTTCTTAGATGCAAATCATGTCGAAGTTGAGTTAACTGATGGCACTGGCCAGGATCTCACTGGCAAAAAAGAAGTAGTGCGCTTTCAGAAGGCGATTATTGCTGCTGGTAGCCAGCCAGTGAAGCTGCCATTCTTGCCAGAAGATCCACGCATTGTCGATAGCACAGGCGCCTTGTTGCTCAAGAGCATCCCTAAACGTATGCTTGTCATTGGTGGCGGCATTATTGGTCTAGAGATGGCTACTGTTTACAGCACACTAGGCTCACGCATTGATATCGCTGAGATGATGGATGGCTTAATGGCCGGTGCTGACCGTGATTTAGAAAAAGTCTGGGAGAAGTTTAATGCCGGACGTTTTGAGAAAATCATGCTCAAGACACGTGCCGCTAAGGCAGAAGTTAAGCCTGACGGAATTCAAGTTTCTTTTGAAGGTGAGAATGCACCAGCTGAACCACAAACTTATGACTTGGTATTGGTTGCAGTAGGACGTACTCCGAATGGCAAAAAGATTGATGCCGGTAAAGCAGGTGTGCAGGTAGATGAACGCGGCTTTATTCCTGTCGATAAACAAATGCGCACCAATGTCTCTAATATTTTTGCAATTGGTGACTTAGTTGGTCAACCGATGTTGGCACATAAGGCGGTGCATGAAGGTCACGTTGCTGCGGAAGCTGCTGCTGGAGAAAAATCCTACTTCGATGCGAAGCAAATTCCATCTGTTGCCTATACCGATCCTGAAGTGGCTTGGGCTGGTTTGACAGAAGAGCAGTGTAAGGCTCAGGGAATAGCTTATGAGAAAGGCTTATTCCCATGGGCGGCTAGTGGGCGCGCTATCGCTAATGGACGTGATGAAGGTTTCACAAAACTCATTTTTGATGCTACAACCCATCGCATTATTGGTGGCGGCATTGTAGGAACACACGCTGGCGATTTAATCGGTGAGGTGTGTTTGGCTATTGAGATGGGTGCTGATGCAGTGGATATCGGCAAAACGATTCATCCACATCCAACGCTAGGTGAATCGGTAGGTCTTGCGGCTGAAGCAGCCCACGGCCATTGCACTGATTTGCCGCCGGTGAAAAAGAAATCTTAAGCGGCACATAAGGTGCAAAAGAAAAAGCCCCGAGGAATCGGGGCTTTTGCATTTCAGCATGCACGAAGACGGATGCTATGAAATCAGTTTGGTAGTGAGCTCGCGAATACGCTCATCTACATAGTAGCCCCCGCATTCTGTATATCGAAGGTATTTCGCTCCACAATGCTTGCATTCGTATACGTCAGATTTATTGTATGGATGAAAGGGGGTTGAAATAGGGGCATCCTTAGACCAGATAGTCATCCCCTTTGGGAGATCTTCCTCCCAGCATTCCGGAGCATCTTCGACTCTCAGGGTTCCAACGCACTCCAGAGCATTTGTCATGAAACCGCCAGGGACGCTTTCCCAGCCTTCACAGCTCAGCGACAAGCAGTCAGGACATTTATCTTTAGCGTCAAAAGACTTGGCGAGGGATAGTAACTCCTCTTTATTAAGGCTTTTAGTCATTCGAAGAAATTGGTATAAAAGTGCGCTGAGTAAGGTAAGTTTTGGTAAAGAATAAATCAAGCCATCTAACCTACAAGAAAAAGCCCCGAGCAATCGGGGCTTTTGCAGTCAAGACACTCGCTAACAATTATTTCTTCTTCGTCGCTTTGCTGGCTTTATCTGTAGTCTTTAAAACTGTTTCAGTTGCGCTGCTAAGGTTAGTTTGCGCAACTTCAACTGCATGTTTAACTGCTTTTTGACTAGTTTCAAATACATTATTTGCAGAAGCGATAGCTTGCTTCATTGCTTGCACAGCTGCATCTGATCCTGTTGGCGCATTTTTTGTCCACCCTTCTACTAAAGAGTTGATTTTCTTCTGGCCAGCTTGGAATTCTTTTTCAGCGGATTCTGTGAAACTGTTTTGAGTCTCATGTGCCAACTCATATAAATGACGGCTGTAAGCCATAATTTTTTCTGCCATCGGTTGAACTGCTTCTGCTTGATGGGCTAGCAGTTGTTGAATGTCTTTTACTTCCAGTGCTTTCTTAGCGCTATTCATACTATCGCTTAAGCTTTGTTTGGCAATATGCATATTGAGCTCCACTAACTTTTCAATACTTTGCAATGCCTGATTGGTTAAGCCACTCAAGGTCTCTAAGTTTGCCTTTTGTGCTGCTGCAATTTGTTCTGGAGTTAAGTTCATCTGTATCTCTTTCCGTTTAACTTTCTGTATTTTGATCTTTGGCTTTTCCTAATGTACTCTCTTTGCACCATCGTATGGCATAAATGTTGCGCTGCAGCATGAGTGGTGCGCCACGTAGATGAATAGCCCAAATGAGAAAAGAGCCTAAAATTGGGGATTCAGTAAAAAATCTCAATATTTTCAGTAAGTTACCCATGAAGCTTTCGCTTGATAACGCTATTGCACCGATATTTGTCCTCATTTGGAGTACGGGCTTTGTGATTGCGCGTTTGGCAATGCCATATGTTGAGCCCGCTACCTTCCTATTTTGGCGTTTTGCAGGGGTTCTAGCGGCCATGGCAGCGCTCAGTCTGGTTTGGAGAATTACCTGGCCCAGTTGGTCGCAAATCAAGCACATTGCGATTGCCGGGATCTTGCTTCAGTTTGGTTATTTACTTGGCGTGTGGTTTGCTGTGCGCCTGGGAATGACGGCAGGCCTAGTGGCGATTATTGTGGGTTTGCAGCCCATCATTACCGCCTGGTTTGCTGCATGGATTTCTGAGAAGGTGAGTTCGCGTCAATGGATAGGTCTAGGATTCGGATTTGCAGGTGTTGCGTTGGTGGTTGCTGAGAAGATTGGCTTTAACCACATTCCATTTGTTAGTTATGTTTTGGCATTTATTGCACTTCTCTCTATTACGTTTGGCACCTTGTATCAAAAGAAATTCTGCCCCGTATTTGATCTACGTGCTGGATCCTCCATTCAGTTTGGAGTATCGGCAGTACTGTGCTTCTTTTGTATGTATTTCTTTGAGTCTGGCGTGATGGTTTGGAACCCATCTGTTATTGGCGCCTTACTATGGGCCATCTTCCCCCTGTCAATTGGATCGATTAGTTTGCTATTTATGATGATTCGTAAGGGCGCTGCCACTAAAGTCACCAGCTTTCTTTATTTAGTGCCACCAACTACTGCTGCAATGGCTTGGCTCTTATTTGATGAGCCATTTACATTGCTGATGGCGGTAGGTTTGTGTTTGACGATGACTGGCGTGGTGCTAGTAAATGCCCGACAGACCAATACATTAGCGACGATTGCCGAGTAGGGCATTCATTTAGTGGAATAAATTACCTGGATTGGGGCGAATAAAACCGCTTTGTCTCAGGAAATTAATTATCATTCCGTATGTTGAAAGTTTTGGAAGGTATTTTGGGATGCGTTTGAATCGATTTTGGCCCCTAGTCATTGCATTGCTCTTTTCACTGGGAGTGCTGGGTAACGCACCTGTTCAGGCCGCAACAAAAGATAAGCAGAAGCAAGCAAAGTCAACAAAAGTGGTGACTAAGTCACCCAAAAGAGCCAAGACCGTCCGCGTCACTGTTACTAGATCATCTGCACCCGTAGTTGCAGGACCTCCATCATTAGCTACTGCATTAGGTTTGCGTGGTCAGCGCGATGAGCTCAATCTTAAATCTACTGTAGTGATGGTGGTTAATCAAGATACGAAGGAAGTCTATTACGAGAAGAATCCTTCTGTCAGCTTGCCCATTGCCTCCATTACTAAACTCATGACGGCCATGGTGACACTCGATGCAAAATTGCCAATGGATGATGTTATTGTCATTAATGCTGAAGACGCGCATATTTAT
This is a stretch of genomic DNA from Polynucleobacter sp. JS-JIR-II-b4. It encodes these proteins:
- a CDS encoding phasin family protein produces the protein MNLTPEQIAAAQKANLETLSGLTNQALQSIEKLVELNMHIAKQSLSDSMNSAKKALEVKDIQQLLAHQAEAVQPMAEKIMAYSRHLYELAHETQNSFTESAEKEFQAGQKKINSLVEGWTKNAPTGSDAAVQAMKQAIASANNVFETSQKAVKHAVEVAQTNLSSATETVLKTTDKASKATKKK
- the lpdA gene encoding dihydrolipoyl dehydrogenase, with the protein product MAKQMILVPDIGDYADVPVIEVLVKVGDVIEKEQPLLVLESDKATMEIPADAAGTVTSIAVKLGDKVSKGSVIAEIEASGAGPAPQAAPAAKPEAPAAPAAIAPAPKAGQYSGKVDHECEVLVLGAGPGGYSAAFRSADLGMNTVLVERYPTLGGVCLNVGCIPSKALLHTTSVMDEVKTMAKHGITFGAPKIEIDQLRGYKESVIAKLTGGLAGMAKARKVKVVRGLGKFLDANHVEVELTDGTGQDLTGKKEVVRFQKAIIAAGSQPVKLPFLPEDPRIVDSTGALLLKSIPKRMLVIGGGIIGLEMATVYSTLGSRIDIAEMMDGLMAGADRDLEKVWEKFNAGRFEKIMLKTRAAKAEVKPDGIQVSFEGENAPAEPQTYDLVLVAVGRTPNGKKIDAGKAGVQVDERGFIPVDKQMRTNVSNIFAIGDLVGQPMLAHKAVHEGHVAAEAAAGEKSYFDAKQIPSVAYTDPEVAWAGLTEEQCKAQGIAYEKGLFPWAASGRAIANGRDEGFTKLIFDATTHRIIGGGIVGTHAGDLIGEVCLAIEMGADAVDIGKTIHPHPTLGESVGLAAEAAHGHCTDLPPVKKKS
- a CDS encoding DMT family transporter, with the translated sequence MKLSLDNAIAPIFVLIWSTGFVIARLAMPYVEPATFLFWRFAGVLAAMAALSLVWRITWPSWSQIKHIAIAGILLQFGYLLGVWFAVRLGMTAGLVAIIVGLQPIITAWFAAWISEKVSSRQWIGLGFGFAGVALVVAEKIGFNHIPFVSYVLAFIALLSITFGTLYQKKFCPVFDLRAGSSIQFGVSAVLCFFCMYFFESGVMVWNPSVIGALLWAIFPLSIGSISLLFMMIRKGAATKVTSFLYLVPPTTAAMAWLLFDEPFTLLMAVGLCLTMTGVVLVNARQTNTLATIAE